One window of the Chitinophaga niabensis genome contains the following:
- a CDS encoding META domain-containing protein yields the protein MKKILSAAAFILMISCASSQKSNGSVEKDLYKSWRATGFDTTGANHSPTIAFDQAQNRVSGNGSCNRYSGGFTLTAPDKIAFSPMAATKMACPGLNVESKYFELLNKANKWSIKDGVLTLSQDGNALLTFVAE from the coding sequence ATGAAGAAAATCCTCTCAGCAGCAGCCTTTATACTGATGATCAGTTGCGCATCCTCCCAGAAGAGCAATGGCTCCGTTGAAAAAGACCTGTACAAATCCTGGCGGGCAACAGGGTTTGATACCACTGGCGCCAATCACAGCCCCACTATTGCATTTGATCAGGCACAGAACAGGGTTTCCGGCAACGGGAGCTGTAACCGGTATTCCGGCGGATTTACATTAACCGCGCCGGATAAGATCGCCTTCTCTCCCATGGCGGCTACTAAAATGGCCTGTCCGGGTTTGAATGTAGAGAGTAAGTATTTTGAATTACTGAATAAAGCGAATAAATGGAGCATTAAAGATGGCGTGCTTACGCTCAGCCAGGATGGCAATGCTTTACTGACGTTTGTAGCTGAATAA
- the fbaA gene encoding class II fructose-bisphosphate aldolase — protein MGKYKAGVLFGEELEALYNDAKENEFAMPAVNVVGTNSINAVLETAAKVNSPVIIQFSNGGAQFFAGKGMPNDKLQANISGGISGARHVHEVAKYYGVPVILHTDHAAKKWLPWIDGLLTAGEAFKKETGQPLYSSHMLDLSEEPIHENIEISKAYFERMNKLGMSIEIELGVTGGEEDGVDNSGVENSLLYTQPEDVAYSYEQLSQVGTRFTVAAAFGNVHGVYSPGNVELRPEILKNSQDFIQQKFGTPTNKPVFYVFHGGSGSPKNQINETLGYGVIKMNIDTDMQWAFWEGILGFYKKNEAYLQAQLGNPEGPAKPNKKYYDPRVWLRKGEETFVSRLEEAFTDLNCINRNK, from the coding sequence ATGGGAAAGTACAAAGCCGGCGTATTATTCGGTGAAGAGCTGGAAGCGCTCTACAATGATGCCAAAGAGAATGAATTTGCTATGCCCGCAGTGAACGTGGTAGGCACCAACTCCATCAATGCCGTGCTGGAAACAGCCGCTAAGGTGAATTCACCGGTGATCATCCAGTTTTCCAATGGCGGCGCTCAATTCTTTGCCGGTAAAGGAATGCCCAACGATAAACTGCAAGCTAATATCTCCGGTGGTATCTCCGGAGCAAGGCACGTGCACGAGGTAGCTAAATACTATGGCGTACCCGTGATCCTGCATACAGACCATGCCGCTAAAAAGTGGCTGCCCTGGATAGATGGTTTGCTCACTGCCGGTGAAGCTTTCAAAAAAGAAACCGGCCAGCCCCTCTACAGCTCTCACATGCTGGACCTCTCTGAAGAACCCATCCATGAGAATATTGAGATCTCCAAAGCTTACTTCGAAAGAATGAACAAGCTGGGTATGAGCATTGAAATAGAACTGGGTGTTACCGGTGGTGAAGAAGATGGTGTGGACAATTCAGGCGTGGAAAACTCCCTCCTGTATACCCAGCCTGAAGATGTTGCCTATTCTTACGAGCAACTCTCCCAGGTAGGTACCCGTTTTACCGTAGCAGCTGCTTTTGGTAATGTACACGGTGTTTACAGCCCCGGAAACGTGGAATTACGCCCTGAGATCCTGAAAAACAGCCAGGATTTCATACAGCAGAAATTCGGTACCCCTACCAATAAACCCGTATTCTATGTGTTCCACGGCGGATCCGGCTCTCCCAAGAACCAGATCAACGAAACCCTGGGTTACGGTGTGATCAAGATGAATATCGACACAGATATGCAATGGGCATTCTGGGAAGGTATTCTGGGCTTCTACAAGAAGAACGAAGCTTACCTGCAGGCCCAGCTCGGCAACCCTGAAGGTCCGGCTAAACCGAACAAGAAATACTACGATCCGCGCGTATGGCTGCGCAAAGGCGAGGAAACTTTCGTGAGCCGCCTGGAAGAAGCCTTCACCGATCTGAATTGCATCAATCGCAATAAATAA
- a CDS encoding ubiquinol-cytochrome c reductase iron-sulfur subunit — translation MERRDFLSNMGITLAMACTAGLAACGGKGDDPAPGPGGPGGGGGGADKLTVNLATQIQNVGDSIISGGVVLIRLAAGNVPASFSAVTSTCTHMGCTLSGYNGGLIECLSACGHGSKFNPNGTVANGPATAALTKYTVTISGTTLTVK, via the coding sequence ATGGAAAGAAGAGACTTTTTGTCCAACATGGGCATAACCCTTGCTATGGCTTGTACTGCCGGTTTAGCCGCATGCGGCGGAAAAGGTGATGATCCTGCACCTGGTCCCGGAGGTCCCGGTGGCGGCGGTGGTGGTGCAGATAAACTCACTGTTAACTTAGCCACGCAGATCCAGAATGTCGGAGATTCCATCATCAGCGGTGGCGTAGTGCTGATTCGGCTGGCAGCGGGCAATGTACCGGCCTCTTTCTCTGCTGTGACCAGCACCTGTACCCATATGGGATGTACCCTTTCCGGTTATAACGGGGGGCTGATAGAATGCCTCAGTGCCTGCGGCCACGGCAGTAAATTCAATCCCAACGGTACGGTAGCCAATGGCCCTGCAACCGCAGCCCTTACAAAGTATACGGTAACAATAAGCGGTACAACACTCACTGTTAAATAA
- the accD gene encoding acetyl-CoA carboxylase, carboxyltransferase subunit beta, producing MSWFKRVKQGISTTTSEKKDAPEGLWHKCPNCKKTSTMQDLKEHLYVCDKCNFHNRINSPEYFEIIFDNNTLEELFSNIYPKDQLGFSDLKPYGERLKDAQKKSGLSDAMRVGTGLVNGHGLVVACMDFNFIGGSMGSVVGEKIARSIDYCIANKLPLMIISKSGGARMMESAFSLMQMAKTSAKLTQLAAARLPYISLMTDPTTGGVTASYAMLGDINTAEPGALIGFAGPRIIKETIKKDLPEGFQSAEFLLEHGFLDFIQDRKELKNKLSTLLQLFKN from the coding sequence ATGAGCTGGTTTAAGCGAGTTAAACAAGGAATTTCTACCACTACCAGTGAAAAGAAGGACGCACCGGAAGGTTTGTGGCATAAATGTCCTAATTGTAAGAAAACATCCACTATGCAAGACCTGAAAGAGCATTTGTACGTATGCGACAAGTGTAACTTTCACAACCGTATCAATTCACCTGAGTATTTCGAGATCATTTTTGATAATAACACCCTTGAAGAACTATTCAGCAACATCTATCCCAAAGACCAGCTGGGCTTCAGCGACCTGAAACCTTATGGCGAACGGTTGAAAGATGCACAGAAGAAATCAGGGCTTTCTGATGCCATGCGCGTCGGTACCGGCCTCGTAAATGGTCATGGCCTGGTGGTTGCCTGTATGGATTTTAACTTCATCGGAGGCTCCATGGGCTCCGTGGTAGGGGAAAAGATCGCCCGCAGCATCGATTATTGCATAGCCAATAAACTGCCGCTGATGATCATCTCCAAATCCGGCGGTGCCCGGATGATGGAAAGTGCCTTCTCCCTGATGCAAATGGCCAAAACGTCTGCCAAGCTCACACAGCTGGCTGCCGCACGCCTCCCCTACATTTCGTTAATGACAGACCCCACCACCGGCGGCGTAACAGCTTCTTATGCCATGCTGGGGGATATCAATACAGCCGAGCCAGGCGCCCTTATCGGTTTTGCCGGCCCGCGTATCATCAAAGAAACTATTAAAAAAGACCTCCCCGAAGGCTTCCAGAGCGCTGAGTTCCTGCTGGAACACGGATTCCTTGATTTTATTCAGGATCGTAAAGAACTGAAGAACAAATTGAGCACGCTGCTGCAGCTTTTTAAGAATTAA
- the smpB gene encoding SsrA-binding protein SmpB, protein MAELKNRSAYFEFAIEDKYIAGMVLTGTEIKSIREGRVSFNDSFCYFSKGELFVKSMHIAEYSHGSYTNHDPVRERKLLLQRKELKKIEKRMQERGYTVVPLRIFLTEKGLAKMEIGLGKGKKLHDKRDSIKSREVDRELRRNFKI, encoded by the coding sequence ATGGCAGAATTAAAGAACAGATCGGCTTATTTTGAATTTGCGATAGAAGATAAATATATCGCCGGCATGGTATTAACTGGTACGGAAATAAAATCCATCCGGGAAGGAAGAGTGAGTTTTAACGATAGTTTCTGCTATTTCTCTAAAGGAGAGCTGTTTGTGAAAAGCATGCACATTGCCGAATACTCTCACGGATCATACACTAATCACGACCCCGTCCGTGAACGTAAATTATTGTTACAACGAAAGGAACTGAAGAAGATTGAGAAGAGAATGCAGGAACGCGGGTATACCGTGGTTCCCCTCCGCATCTTCCTTACAGAGAAAGGCCTTGCCAAAATGGAGATAGGCCTCGGTAAGGGTAAAAAACTGCATGATAAAAGAGACTCCATTAAATCACGTGAAGTAGACAGGGAATTACGCCGCAATTTTAAAATATAG